A window of Pullulanibacillus sp. KACC 23026 genomic DNA:
CTTAGGCTTTCGACGGAGGGGATTCTCACCCCTCTTTTCGTTACTCATACCGGCATTCTCACTTCTAAGCGCTCCAGCAAACCTTCCAGTTTACCTTCTCTGCCCTTAGAACGCTCCCCTACCATCCCATTGGGATCCATAGCTTCGGTGATACGTTTAGCCCCGTTACATTTTCGGCGCAGCGCCACTCGACCAGTGAGCTATTACGCACTCTTTAAATGGTGGCTGCTTCTAAGCCAACATCCTGGTTGTCTGGGCAACGCCACATCCTTTGCCACTTAACGTATACTTGGGGACCTTAGCTGATGGTCTGGGCTGTTTCCCTCTCGACGACGGATCTTATCACTCGCCGTCTGACTCCCGAGGATGAGTCCTTGGCATTCGGAGTTTGACTGAACTCGGTAACCCTGTGGGGGCCCCTCACTCAATCAGTGCTCTACCTCCAAGTCTCTTCCCTCGAGGCTAGCCCTAAAGCTATTTCGGGGAGAACCAGCTATCTCCGAGTTCGATTGGCATTTCACCCCTACCCACACCTCATCCCCGCACTTTTCAACGTGCGTGGGTTCGGGCCTCCATTCAGTGTTACCTGAACTTCACCCTGGACATGGGTAGATCACACGGTTTCGGGTCTACAACCTTAAACTATCGCCCTATTCAGACTCGCTTTCGCTCTGGCTCCGTCTCTTCAACTTAACCTTGCTTAAGATCGTAACTCGCCGGTCCATTCTACAAAAGGTACGCCGTCATCCATAAAAGGACTTCGACTACTTGTAAGCACACGGTTTCAGGATCTCTTTCACTCCCCTTCCGGGGTGCTTTTCACCTTTCCCTCACGGTACTGGTTCACTATCGGTCACTAGGGAGTATTTAGCCTTGGGAGATGGTCCTCCCGGATTCCGACGGGGTTTCACGTGTCCCGCCGTACTCAGGATCCACTCAGGTTGGGGGTCTGTTTCGACTACAGGGCTGTTACCTTCTCTGGCCGGCCTTTCCAAACCGGTTCGTCTACAGCTCCCCTTCCGGGATGAGTGTCCTACAACCCCAAGAGGCAAGCCTCTTGGTTTGGGCTGTTCCCGTTTCGCTCGCCACTACTAAGGGAATCGCATTTGCTTTCTCTTCCTCTGGGTACTTAGATGTTTCAGTTCCCCAGGTCTGCCTTCCATACCCTATGTATTCAGGTAAGGATACTGCCCGTTCAGGGCAGTGGGTTTCCCCATTCGGAAATCTCCGGATCAAAGCCTACTTACAGCTCCCCGAAGCATATCGGTGTTCGTTCCGTCCTTCATCGGCTCCTAGTGCCAAGGCATCCACCGTGCGCTCTTATTCGCTTAACCTTGTTACAATTAATGTCTTGTTTGCACTTCATTATCCAGTTTTCAAGGGACGATTTCGAGTGTTCACACACTCAAAACCAAACAAATAACCAAAAGCACCTAACGCTAAGAATCGTTTCCTTAGAAAGGAGGTGATCCAGCCGCACCTTCCGATACGGCTACCTTGTTACGACTTCACCCCAATCATCTGTCCCACCTTCGGCGGCTGGTTCCTTACGGTTACCTCACCGACTTCGGGTGTTACAAACTCTCGTGGTGTGACGGGCGGTGTGTACAAGGCCCGGGAACGTATTCACCGCGGCATGCTGATCCGCGATTACTAGCAATTCCGGCTTCATGCAGGCGAGTTGCAGCCTGCAATCCGAACTGAGAGTGGCTTTATGGGATTCGCTCGACCTCGCGGTTTCGCTGCCCTTTGTACCACCCATTGTAGCACGTGTGTAGCCCAGGTCATAAGGGGCATGATGATTTGACGTCATCCCCACCTTCCTCCGGTTTGTCACCGGCAGTCACCTTAGAGTGCCCAACTGAATGCTGGCAACTAAGATCAAGGGTTGCGCTCGTTGCGGGACTTAACCCAACATCTCACGACACGAGCTGACGACAACCATGCACCACCTGTCACTCTGCCCCCCGAAGGGGAAAGCCCTATCTCTAGGGTGGTCAGAGGATGTCAAGACCTGGTAAGGTTCTTCGCGTTGCTTCGAATTAAACCACATGCTCCACTGCTTGTGCGGGCCCCCGTCAATTCCTTTGAGTTTCAGCCTTGCGGCCGTACTCCCCAGGCGGAGTGCTTAATGTGTTAACGTCAGCACTGAAGGGTGGCCCCTCCAACACCTAGCACTCATCGTTTACGGCGTGGACTACCAGGGTATCTAATCCTGTTTGCTCCCCACGCTTTCGCGCCTCAGCGTCAGTTACAGACCAGAGAGCCGCTTTCGCCACTGGTGTTCCTCCACATATCTACGCATTTCACCGCTACACGTGGAATTCCACTCTCCTCTTCTGCACTCAAGCTCCCCAGTTTCCAATGACCCTCCACGGTTGAGCCGTGGGCTTTCACATCAGACTTAAGAAGCCGCCTGCGCGCGCTTTACGCCCAATAATTCCGGACAACGCTTGCCCCCTACGTATTACCGCGGCTGCTGGCACGTAGTTAGCCGGGGCTTTCTGGTCAGATACCGTCAAGGCGATAGCATTTCCTCTATCACTTGTTCTTCTCTGACAACAGAGCTTTACGATCCGAAGACCTTCATCGCTCACGCGGCGTTGCTCGGTCAGACTTTCGTCCATTGCCGAAGATTCCCTACTGCTGCCTCCCGTAGGAGTCTGGGCCGTGTCTCAGTCCCAGTGTGGCCGATCACCCTCTCAGGTCGGCTACGCATCGTCGCCTTGGTAGGCTATTACCCCACCAACTAGCTAATGCGCCGCGGGCCCATCTGTAAGTGATGGCAGGACCATCTTTTACATTGACACCATGCAGTGTCAATGATTATCCGGTATTAGCTCCGGTTTCCCGAAGTTATCCCAGTCTTACAGGCAGGTTGCCCACGTGTTACTCACCCGTCCGCCGCTCGATCCACAACCATCACCCCGAAGGGATCTGGAAGTTTCACGCGCTCGACTTGCATGTATTAGGCACGCCGCCAGCGTTCGTCCTGAGCCAGGATCAAACTCTCAAAATAGTGCAGTCAAAGCACTGCTGGCTTTTGCCGAGAACAGATCTCTTCTAAATAAAAAGAGGTCTGTTCTCCTTAAAAAATATGTTCGTTTGATTCCTAGCGTTAAACTCAAAGTATGACTTTGACTGGCGCTTTTGGTTTTTGTTTAGTTTTCAATGTACGAAACAACCTATTAATCTTTCACTACTAATCGCCGTCTCTTGAAGACGACTTTAATATCTTACCACGCCAGCAAGTTGATGTCAACAAGTTTTTTTCACTGTTAAAATCACTCGTCAGAGGCGACGCTTATAAATATACTATAAGCAGCATTTTAAGTCAACGGTTTTATTTATTCCAAAATAATCCATTTCAAAAAAAGGAACAACCTCGTACATAAAGCTCTTCCATTCATCCATGAACAAGTCTCATTCAAACCATGAATAGTTTGATGACAACCAATGCAGCAAGGCCTGGTAATCCAAGGATACCGGTAATTACCGTTGTAATAGCGTTAATAGGAATATGCAACCCGATGCTTGTCCCCAAAATATTTAAAAAGAATAAAAGCAGACCGCCGATTAGAAGCTTCACAACTAAACTACCAATGAACCGAAACGGCTTTAGCGCTGTTCCAAACAAAAGAAATAAAACAATGATCCCTACGGCTATTGAGATCAGAACGATTGGCTGTTGCAAATGAAAAGCCCCCCCTTATAAGATATAAGCGCCTTTCTTTTAACTCTCATTTCAGAGAACAGGATGAATGATTTAAGAAACCATTCAATCCCTAAATAAAGAAAAGGGCCTATATTTATATATGGAGGGCTTGGACAAGTTAGAACTTATAAGTCATATTTTTATACCGGGCTTCTTTTAATAAAAAAAAGTATTTGGCTTCAGCAATCTTTAATTGATAGATAACTTCAGGTGAAGGTTCGATGCTCATTTCCACAATTCGTTTCTGTTTCAGCCATTCATTTTTCATTCTTTCTAACAACTCGGTAAAAGAGCCATTCATCTCTCTTCTCAAGCGACCTTTTCTCCCAAACATACCTTCGAAACTCTCCCCCCGTTATATTTCTCTTCTACCTTCAAGGGCTTTGGATAAAGTGACTTCATCCGCATATTCCAAGTCTCCGCCAACTGGTAAGCCGTGAGCGATACGGGAGGTTTTGACGCCAATTGGCTTGATCAATCTTGATAAATACATAGCGGTTGCTTCGCCTTCAATAGTTGGGTTTGTGGCCAGAATAATTTCTTTTACTTCCTCATCTTCTAAACGTCGAATGAGCTCGGTCACTTTAATATCTTCAGGACCTATACCGTCAACGGGAGAAATCGCTCCATGAAGCACATGGTATAAACCGCGATAGTCTCTCATTTTCTCCATCGCCACAACATCCTTTGGCTCTTGTACAACACATATAAGTGAGCGATCTCGAGAGGAATCATCACATATATAACAAGGATCATGGTCACTAATGTTTTGGCATATCGAACAGTGAATAAGCTTTCTCTTAGCATTGACAAGCGCCCGTGCAAATTCCATTACGTCGTCTTCTCTCATATTAATGACAAAAAAAGCCAGACGAACCGCTGTTTTCGGCCCGATACCTGGCAGTTTCATAAAACTGTCAATTAGTTTTGCTATCGGTTCTGGATACTGCACGTATGTTGTTCCCCCTAAAAATTAGAAACCAGGGATGTTGAGTCCTTTAGTAAATTGACCCATGCGACTGTTGGCAAGCTCATCCGCTTTTTTCAATGCTTCATTCACTGCTGCTAACACTAGATCTTGAAGCATTTCAACATCATCTGGATCAACGGCTTCTTCTTTAATTTGCACTTCTAACACATCTTTATGCCCGTTACATTTTACCGTAACAACACCACCACCAGCGGTTCCTTCAACCACTTCATCCTTTAAT
This region includes:
- a CDS encoding YaaL family protein, with translation MFGRKGRLRREMNGSFTELLERMKNEWLKQKRIVEMSIEPSPEVIYQLKIAEAKYFFLLKEARYKNMTYKF
- the recR gene encoding recombination mediator RecR, whose amino-acid sequence is MQYPEPIAKLIDSFMKLPGIGPKTAVRLAFFVINMREDDVMEFARALVNAKRKLIHCSICQNISDHDPCYICDDSSRDRSLICVVQEPKDVVAMEKMRDYRGLYHVLHGAISPVDGIGPEDIKVTELIRRLEDEEVKEIILATNPTIEGEATAMYLSRLIKPIGVKTSRIAHGLPVGGDLEYADEVTLSKALEGRREI
- a CDS encoding pro-sigmaK processing inhibitor BofA family protein, whose protein sequence is MQQPIVLISIAVGIIVLFLLFGTALKPFRFIGSLVVKLLIGGLLLFFLNILGTSIGLHIPINAITTVITGILGLPGLAALVVIKLFMV
- a CDS encoding YbaB/EbfC family nucleoid-associated protein, translating into MRGNMNNMMKQMQKMQKQMMEAQEKLKDEVVEGTAGGGVVTVKCNGHKDVLEVQIKEEAVDPDDVEMLQDLVLAAVNEALKKADELANSRMGQFTKGLNIPGF